The genomic window AACCAAAGTGGGTTAAACCATTCGTATAACGAATGATACACCCCAAACCGAGTCTTATTTAAACTTCTTATGGCTCTGCTCAGGTCACCTTCACGCATAAaaaacacaacaataatattattataataatatttacatcacAGATAAAAAACATCGATATCGTCATACGTCGTAAAAATTTCAACTCCATAATTTGTGTATGTACGTACCTACTAGATCTTTATGAGGTCCTACATCTACAGAGTTCCATCCGAATGATTTTTTCGATGGCCACAATGTGTAACCTTCGTGGTGTTTAGTGGTCAATACTacgtatctaaataataatataatataatacctattagatATGCAACTACAACTcaaaataatacgataattattattaaacataatatttgcgGGATGTGTGgagttttcattatatttttccaacTATTTCcctaatttatgttttaagcatatgaaaatacaaacatGGCAATaacctaattttatttcatgattgtgtaatgttttatcatatcatattaatgCTCATCAATTTTGTCatatatatttcaagtaaTCTTATACAGTTTGTAAAAAAAGAGGTTTTACGTAAATGTcatgaataaatacatattgtcTATTGGTATGATGTATAGTTACTTTGCACCGGAGTCCTTGATGATACTGGCCCATTGCATAGGGTCAAAGAATTCCGCGGTGAACTGTGGACCAAATTCTTGGTACGTGAAACCTGGCTTGTAATTTTTTgtcataaaatttacatagttTGCGCCCTTTCTACCTGTATAAGTCaagtaaatatgaaaaatgattattaggtataatacttataactagggctaggatttatatgcaataaaaaattgtaaaatatgcattttatttaccaaaatatgcaaaaatatgcaaaaacaaatttttattatttctagagtattattatttatcataattcaaaattgtattattattacattaaaatattgaatattagtttatattatatcattattacatgCTACTATAATGtgttgtttcaataattttcaaatacaaacatCCAGCGATTTGAAcgtaatatagatttatactgACTAAAACTCCTTTCCACATCACACGAGGTTATTggtgcatattttaaataatgcgaTTTATCCTGGAGTTAATCAATATCGATTTCttagatagataatatttatactttatatttacaataattcgacggataaaccaaaaattatcgattttatgaaaaaaacaccatttaaaattaacaataaattataaaaatttgaaaatttaagttaaaaaaagtcaaaattccaaaaatctataaatatgcaattatatgcattgtgttcaaaatatgcaaaaatatgcaaaaataaattggttctaTTTAAACGAGAATTAGCCAAATCGTGGACAAATCTGACAACCATTAAATTTGGACTTAAGgaaaaaaacatgcaaatgcatataaatcctagcCCTACTTATAACTATATGATTCAATGATTATCATGGCAACTATAAGCGAGGTTTTCGTCATTTAGATGTTAATATCTCTACTTTACAAGATTTTCATTTAAGcatttaacaataatgtttttgtacaacaattaattttaatttattaatatgaatgacttaatttaaaatgtttgtaagttgtttttatgtgattaaatattattaaggttcgttgtgtaataattataaatgtctaTATCTAcatgtctattatatttttaacaagacACAAACATgacattagaaaaaaatttggtaCTGTGTACTTTCATCTTgttaaacatacaaatataatatacaatggaCAATCATTCATgtaattatacgtttataataattattcaaacaaatgttaatttaagcATATTAAAGTAGTATGGTACACATAGTAGTTAAACTTAACTTAAGAGGACACTACACCCGCATGTGTTGACTCtgtcttaaaaatgtaaaacagcAAAAACTTTTCTACGCCGGAAAGAATAAAGCTACCTACAGTCACAATTAAGATGCAAACGAAATTTTACCATATATATAAGAGAACTTTAGCTGTgaaatatcgtttttatttttttgatatcacTTGCATAAAAAAGTTCTTATTGTTTCAAAATGATgtattttcaaacttaaataactttttttgtagtgatgatatcgaaaaaatataagcGATATTTCACAGCCAAAGTACTCCTTTTTTATCTAgtgaaaattttgttttttaattctgaTTGTCGCCTTCTTGGTTTTTTTCCATACAAAACAGTTTTTGTTATGTTCTACATTTGTAAGACAGAGACAACGCTGCATGCGGGTGTAGCATCCTCTtaacaactaaaatttaaatgcctACCACGGTAACTGCCGGCCggagtaaacaaaaaaaaaaatattattttttgtacaaaccTTGTTGTGATTTAGAatcttgataatataatgacgtGAAATCATCATAAACTATtagaatttatagtatattatatttaggatctaaaataatttctgtgtggttttagtataataatatatataatatccgataattcaaaatatcaatttatataaattttaaaattttataaaaattaaaaaagtaaaaaaaaattattactttttcttaCTTTGAAATGATGTCAAAATGAAATTTAGATACAACGATCAAATATTGTAGCAGATGATATTATTCGTGTTACTGTGTCAGTTTAGAAGGAAATGAACCATGTaatgaaaattacaaattgattttgtttatacaatatagtaataactaataaataataatagtctatAATCGGTATCACATAAAACCCGGCACGTAATCAGGATTTTTTTAGTGGAGGGGGGgagtctaaataatatatacgatatgatattatatgaatacggtttttattttatttttgtacatgatTAATAttcgtacctatacaataggtacattttatttttaatttctaggATACCCCACCTACAGAATACGTGCTTGTGTATTATaactttcaaattaaaattcactagttaatagttatatataatgtaaattctaatacctaatacctatattatatttttattattatttataactcttGAGTACAATTTACTagaagaatattaatataaattaaaaaaaaatagtttatgtaactaaaaatgctaaattaattatttttgttttggtttCTGTAATAGTTTTTCTCAACATAAActagttaaaacaataatttgtcgTAATATTGcgtcatattatacagatgATTCTTCAAGCTCACccctatttttttctttaaataattaattttttcaagttctgatttttaaattttcaaacttactagttatatatttttaaatacttagatttttaaaCCATATGTAGAATATTTTGTGGTGAGTAGTATCAActtctttttttcaaatgaaaatcaactttttttaaataatttgttaaaatgattgttttgaaaatgtaccaatttcaatttaaattcaaaccagtagtttttgagttatttgacTTTGTGtactaatgaaaatatatttagaggATATAGAGAATATAACggcttaaaaatgttaatagttattacctataattaatgttaatcaattaacattttttaatagttttttaaaaaattcttagatTCATTATTTAAGAAGTATTTTTGTAGAACTATTATCcttactatgtatattatatattttattaactcagAATAAACTCGTctgaattttgatttagatacttataactttttaaaaatatcattttttgcttaacaattataataaaaaaatttagttggtTTTTGTTTCAAAGAAGAAAATCGTATTGACTTAAGACTGTTATTGCTTATTACAtagttaaatactatataaatctaaaaaattgaaaatattattctctttaGGTAAActtcaaagttttaaaattcgaaatttgaataaatgtattaatgtatggtattaaaaaaaaattgggacGATCATGTTTACTAGTGAATCACATAGTATACAGACAAACCTACAATCCTCACTTTACCTCTCCAGTTCATCCAAAACCATTCGCTGCCAAACGCTGGCACCGAGTACACACCCCAGTGGATGAACACTCCAAACTTGGCCTGGTCGTACCACGCGGGCAGCGGTCTAGCGTCCAAGCTGGTCCAGTCAGGCTCGTATCTTTGGATGTCGGCCGATGCCGCCTCTCCGCATGCTGAGGCAGATATCCACGCTGCAGTGACGGCAATGGCAAAGACCACGTCGGTCACCCGGCGGAGGTTCGGCATCTATTCGCTGGACTCGAgactaggtatattaaaataatttataatgtcgcgtttttaatattattagtatatactcTTCAGTTTGGCCGACGACGACACAGGGCAGACAGTAAAATTGCGGTAGgataacaaattatgtatagCCACGGCCGCACGACCGTCGTTGTCGTCGGTTGCCTCGCGAACGACTGGCAGCAGTTGCAGGTTACGAGTTGTATATACCTTACAGAGGTCACAGGACGCGGTACAATGTATATCATTCGTGAAGACGGACCTCCGCAATATTTGCATAACGTAATCacggtatatattgtacacaacGTATTAACACcacatatatacgtatataatacatgtgtaCGACCATCTTATAGTGTCTATAATACCATTAGAATTCCTCgttgaatttgaaataaaaacgctCAAAAATTTCGAGGtcgtatttacatattatacgcgtatacagataaattttatatttgtatatacgtatacacagTGAGGTACGCAGATATAAGGTCGTGACGGAAAACTGGTCGAGttgtgtgtatataggtacctacatccGTGTTAGTTGTGCGTGTGACACGTACGAATTCTTCATACACTCCACTAATTTAATCACTGTGCGAGGACACACTAGCAAAACAcattcatatacctattatacataatatacattcggGAAGATTTGACAATTTCATACACTacgaaattatattcatataggtacaatacaaTTGGCACATctactaggtacctacactTTTCATTTGGGATGTTAAGGATTTCGAGAACGAAAatggtattataggtatacggaTCATTGGATCATGGATGAGAAATATGAAGTTCGAAAGaccctgtataatatttttatacaatatatagtgtGTGTACACCCGTACTACTATAACTGTTTATCATTGACCTTTGTCGTAGACACTGTTTTTTTACCCATACGCTTGATGTTCCGGcgtattcattaaaaactatCGTTATATTGTCAGATAAATTAATTCCAAACTCCAAATTCTTATGAATAGACTATAGCctacagatataatatattatgtataatgtatgtttagTGTGTATtgcgtaggtacctacatccGTGGAAGAAAACttggtgtaaaatatataataataggtattattttatatttatattgttaatatttgtaataatattactaatattacatGTAAAATGATGTTTTATGTTACTTACTATATTTTGAAACGTTTTTACTTGTAAcgtttaattatctattagaaagttttattatacaaaattaaaacccTTATACTCGGTGCTcactatagtttttttttttttactagtagTATTTTTCACTAACACAACATATATTTGTTGCATACTTAACTTACTTCTATAGTTTGCTTAatcattgtagtgtaattatttatttaaaacaacaagcttcatttttaatgaatttgaatCGGAAAAAAGAAACGAAATGATGtttgattacatattattatagtttatttcaaTGATGCGGGTTATGACTCATATGTCTCATATTATCCAAAAGTAcgatgtttatattttgtttaaattaaaaacattataacgtgatatacattaatatgttgtaatattattatttcggaaTACTAAATACCTAGGTTATACCTCattaaaatgacaaaatgtatgatattattatagctctataatttatttttatgacacaTGAAACATATTAAGTTTGTCGAAAACCTACTTATGAGTTAGAAAACATAGGAAAAAACTTCGTAATTCAGGAGAATAAAACCATATGaagtaatgattaatatttaaagcaaaatattgaatacgtaaaatcacaaatttttagaaaaaatatagctaTATGTAACTCAATTTAACATGATTGGCACGTAATTTGCGTGAAAGTGAAATACTGAaactatattcaaaaattggaTGGAATTTAAAACTTGAGCGGATTCAACATTCAACTCcagcaattaattattaaattataagctcATCATTCAATCCCAAGGGCCAAAACATGAACATATCGCAAAAATATTGTACGCAAGTTGAATATGcaacgttttaaataaatcatatagtataatttttctgtGTATTCAACTTACTCTATTCTAGAATTCTATTACACAAATGAAAGTcgacattttcaatttcaacaaGGTAATGCGATTtgtgactataataatatgtgagcACTGAGCAGTAAGCGCCTACTTTGGTGACGGAAGTCGGTGATTTTAgagtaataattgtttttttaaagttttttttgtataataaacgaTGTGAGGCGTGAGCCGTGAGAATAATGTGAAACTGTGAAAGCGATTCTTAACTCTTGTTCCGGTGATACatatactacaataaaaaaaacttttaagtaatttGTTGAAACCAGTTCAATATTTGTTCTAGTTGATGTTCATTAGTGTCTCAATGGCCAATGCAATGACTATATTACAAGaaggtataaatttaaatttatattatgtaacttaggtaatacttatatgtatttcaataatatacacaaactTATGTACAAAAAGCCCATAGGATAGACAAAgttgcaaatttatttttaatcatgtacaacgaacaacttataagcattataaacaatttgtcttttcgattttaaatttcGACACAAATACAGGTTAAAATGGTtttcattgttaatattaacacaatattaaacaatatgtgtttcacttttacattaaaataagcagTCCTGgacattataatgatttatgaaaactatccgaaattttagaaatcaacttactttagtattttagtaacACGGTACAGTAGCAATAACGGACTGGCCTACTGTGCTACTATTCTATAGCACAGTTGTAGGACGTTAAAAAagctgatatttttaaatttggtgtataaaaagataaaaaataaaattgaaaaattaacgttattgtttttttttcattcctttttaatactattatgtgtTGCACtgttgcaataaaataaaataggtaggtcgaaaatatataaaagaaaattgaaaatagttgCAATCCCGTATTCCCAtccaaaaatcatattaaataacttatatcgtactctttgatttaaatattttattctcgtCCATACGTCTCTAACTTTCAAAATTCCTACGATAAATGAAATTGCTAAAACTAATTACACACGTTTACATAAACATCTCTTTGACGATTCAAATCTTCTTATTCTAACCTATCCTCCTCAACCACACTTCATAGTTTTTGGAGACCCTGCAACAAGAATACTCAAGCGCCAATGACCTCGAGactgaataaaacatttaaaaaattaatttaaattaaaaaaaaaactaattaccgTCTATTTTCCTAAATTTCCAGTAGGTGAAACTGACTCTAATGTCCGAcagaatgttattttaatgcatAGAAAACGAACGCTCTTCGTCCAGTAAAGTGATAAATACATACTTCTCAAaagaggtttcaaattacactaaattttaaattttgaaacgatCGATATTGATGTTATAGGTGTAGTAGGCGTACTGAGCGGAgcgtataggtattaggtactacAGGCAACAGGCTATTTGTAGGTCGatcatctataatatatatatatatcataataattatgtttaaacatttaataatcaagttgataatgaaaacattgaaaacaataataatctagTATAAACATTTCGTATTCCGTACTCcgggtttttacatttcttattgggtaattatttttttttatctctataagataatagtaataaacaaataaaattgcacAGTTGGAATCATAGACCCATAGGTCTATGGTTGGAATAACCggaaaaagcaaaaaaagcatttacataaaataaagccGGATGccgaaaaaagtaaaaacaaattggtTAATATGGAATCAGAATGATgtaaaacgaatttatgtataaaaattagatttctatctcatttataaaaaaaaccataggTATGCTTAAAAATCCGAGTCttacaaataagtaatatatttattataaatttaaagatttctTTACATACTTAcagttatgtataaataggtacctacctattaaacaattatttgactctaaagtaaaaataagtacctacttatttttcaCCTCGATATTTCAATAAGAAATTAGTCCATTTGAATCAGACAGTCACACGTCGTCTTTTTAGcggaatatattaattattatgaatggtGATTTGCGGtaaattatatgatgaaaTAGATTCATCTATTTTGGGATTCCACCATAAAAAAGAGATCAGTTATCAGCAGATATCAACGATACTCGGGCAATTACCttagatcatattttatatgcaaaGTGGATATTATATCCACCttcattatataatctaaTGCAATTACATAGATATTGTAGgtatgttgataaaataaaatattattaaaataaaactaaaaatagatGTCACATAAACAGCTGGTAatgggtataataattaataacaataataaccaatatgataataattccaGTCAATCAAAAcaatgttaaacatttatgGTGGTCTAAGTCATCAGATTTTTCATCAAGTCATcagaaaattatcaaattattttttagtttttacttaaattattattacctatattggcATTGTTGTGTCGATAGATTTCATGACTTCATGTTACAGTTATCCATCGTCATAAATAACATACTTGTCGTGTCAAACCCGCTTATAGTTAATTCTTTaagtactttatataatatatttgattaattgtcCTAGAAATAAGTTGATCCAAAATGCCACGAACCAAAGGAAGAAAAGTTAAGCGTTCGGCTGTTGAAACGAACTTGACTGCTGTGAATGCGACTATGGGTAATCAAACGAAATCTGTAAAAgacattttatatgaatttgatTGTGAAAGTAATATTGAACATGAGTAACCATTTTGTGTGTTTATTAACGAATGtacttttttcgttttttagaacaaattattgaaaattatttttttgccataattgaaaactatagaaatttaattgaaaattcatttttaatgacaaaaatgaatattggtgacatattacataataatctcTATGACATGGCGAGTATCATAGTATTgcattagtataaatatctattggattatacaacataataaacattggatattgaattttaataattattacataaatttaatacatatatattaatatatattacatagaagTAATCATTTATCTTTAcagatttttaaacaatatactataaaattcaaCTGTGTAACTAAAAAACATCTGGAACAACCTTCAAGACCTGTTACCAAAGGCACAGTAAATAGAACAATCAAACAAACAAATGGTaagaagtacctatttaaacagtaaatcttttttttatctgtataatatttgtttagttattttagttacaagaattatacataatacaatatagcatgtaatataaaatattacctactaaaaattTCTCTACACTGAAGTAGAGCCTTATGTCTTAGATtttgtattaagttattaattttcctattaacttgttaaatggtttacatattgtatcttgattattttttgattctaTCTATGtatctaatttatagttattaatttgaggtttatgaaatattattaagaaaaaatcaattgatagatacatttatttctaaattatctaTGTGAttgaaattagatattttaatttttttagagttagtaataattaaattttagtatataaatactttttgatagtgtataaaatgatacatacctatatatataatatatatatgtatatataaatgaataaataaatgacttaGTGCATAGAAACAATGATTCATAGTCATAGTGCATTATGGTTTAAagttcaaacatttaaattgtaaataccaAGTGGAAAGCGTGTAATTAGTTGGAAAGACTAAAAAAAAGCCTGTGGCTATAGTACAAAGCAGAGTTATAATACCTGTATAAATTGTGGATTTATTTCAagcatttaagttttaatataaaaatgtattttcaatttattttaaaaatattaataatattataccataataaccttacatttttgtttcagTATCTACTTCGGTATTGAAGATCCATGGTTCTTTTGCTTCTACAAAAGTAGTAAAATTCTGCAGTGCCACACAATATATCGACGATGATCTACCACTATCAACAGAAATAAtagaatctaaatttaaagtaaatataatatgtggagtattaatattcaaaaaattaatttagataaatactCATTCATATCAGTAAAGTCttactaaaacttaaaatgtataatgctcTTAGCAATCATGTATAACATAGTTATtgattttcaatcatttttttttcatgaccTATGTTAGTCTTTTCtcaattactaataaattatgaatttgacAGTATAGGTACAGATATAAAAGagaatatgttaaaaattaaaattactatattttaagaaacaaaaaatataattaaaatagtcaaaattGACTTATTTTCTGTTACCCATACATCAACACCATTCAATTCctcattaatgtaaaaataacattaaatttaatataatttacattatgttttagtaaatttaaatgcatgagtgaaaaatcaaattgtaGAAGATAATTTATTCACTTAATTCATATGTGATGATCAccttaaatttcaatataaaaactaatgagATAGGctctaaacattaaaaattttcatattactataattcaattaattttgattatcagAGCACACAATAAATGATAAGCaagtaaatatagtaataataaatataaatttcaccacaaaaaaaaaagattaattatttttaaactaattagtaattagcaaacaattaaacataaacgTATAACTTTAAAGAtgatacattcattttttttaatctaaaattaaaatcgtatatttttttttaaaaataatcaatttttc from Aphis gossypii isolate Hap1 chromosome 1, ASM2018417v2, whole genome shotgun sequence includes these protein-coding regions:
- the LOC114126238 gene encoding uncharacterized protein LOC114126238 isoform X1, with amino-acid sequence MPRTKGRKVKRSAVETNLTAVNATMGNQTKSVKDILYEFDCEKQIIENYFFAIIENYRNLIENSFLMTKMNIGDILHNNLYDMIFKQYTIKFNCVTKKHLEQPSRPVTKGTVNRTIKQTNVSTSVLKIHGSFASTKVVKFCSATQYIDDDLPLSTEIIESKFKTPINQPLLSSATVTPKVNMNEPMSMMRRPNQGEIALSMTGSPLMISSVSRDDMATISVPLANGNVLSILPRVGSTMDVSFDEQTKSELLLLKKNIEGLLKINESV
- the LOC114126238 gene encoding uncharacterized protein LOC114126238 isoform X2, which gives rise to MPRTKGRKVKRSAVETNLTAVNATMEQIIENYFFAIIENYRNLIENSFLMTKMNIGDILHNNLYDMIFKQYTIKFNCVTKKHLEQPSRPVTKGTVNRTIKQTNVSTSVLKIHGSFASTKVVKFCSATQYIDDDLPLSTEIIESKFKTPINQPLLSSATVTPKVNMNEPMSMMRRPNQGEIALSMTGSPLMISSVSRDDMATISVPLANGNVLSILPRVGSTMDVSFDEQTKSELLLLKKNIEGLLKINESV